CTCAACTGGTGTGATTATTTCTTCAAACTTTGAAAACGCATCATTATATATGTCAGCATATTCTTTTCTTATATTTTGCATTTTTTCTATCTTATTTAGCTGACAAAGACCAAGTGCTGCTTGCATATCTGTCATATTATACTTATAACCTGGATAAAGTATTTCATAGAACCATGAACCACCTTTTCCAAACCTATTCCAAGCATTTTTACTCATTCCATGAAGACTCATAACTCTAGCCTTTTCTGCTATTTCATCACTATTTGTAGTTAGCATACCGCCTTCACCTGTACAAATATTTTTAGTAGCATAGAAACTAAATGATGTAGTGTCTCCAATTGACCCTATCATTTTACCTTTGTGTGTTGTGTATACAGCATGTGCTGCATCTTCTAGAACAAGTAAATTATGCTTTTTCGCAATTTCATTTATTCTATCTAGGTCACATGATTGTCCACCATAATGAACAGGGACAATAGCCTTTGTCTTTTCTGTAATTTTTTCTTCTATTTTACTTGGGTCTATACATAGAGTTTTAGCATCTATATCTGCGAAAACAGGTATAGCTCCTGTATGTATAATAGTGTTTGCACTTGCTGCAAATGTAAGTGGTGTTGTAATAACCTCATCACCTTCTCCTATTCCATTTGCAACTAAAGCTATATGAAGTGCTGCTGTACATGAGTTCATTGCAATAGCATGCTTTGCTCCAACATACTCAGCAAATCTTTTTTCAAATTCTATAGTCTTTGGTCCCTTTGAAAGCCAATTAGACTTTATTGCATCTACTACCTCGTTTATTTCCTCTTCTTCAATAAAAGGAAGTGCATAGGGTAAAAACTCTGTTCTCTTCATTATGAAAACACCTACCTCGACATTTTTGTATTCTTGTTTATTCTATCATAATTTTTACTTATGTGGAAAGTATAAATACCTTCTATAAATCCTAAACCATAACTTAAGTGTAGTATTAAAAAGCATAACATAATTCTTGGAACATACTTGTACTTACTATTACATGCCTTAACTGCATATACTAATGATAACGCTGCATATAGTCCTAAAACACTTAAAAACATTATCATAAGCACTTTTGAAAATATACTTAGAATCGTTCCAGCTATTATTCCACTAACAAAAATTAATGGAATAAGGTGTCTTATAGAGGCTGGTCTTTTATGCTTTTGTATAACACGCACTTTCCAAAATCCATATTGAAAATACTGTTTCCAAAGCTTACCTAGAGAACCTCTTGTATAATAGTGTGATTCAATACTTGGGCTTAAAAGCATGTTATATCCAGCTTTACTTACTCTAAAGTTTAATTCATCATCTTGATTTCTAACAAATTCCTCGTCAAATAAACCAACATTATCAAAAACTTCTCTTTTATATGCACCAAATGCAACAGTATCCACAAGCTCTTCTTTATCTGAATATCTAAATAGCGCATTCCCAACTCCAAATGGAGATCCCATTGCAAGTGATATTGCCTCTGAAAGATCATTTTCGCTTAGATTAATTATTCTTCCTCCAACAACAGCTATATTATCATCTTTAAGCTTTTCAACTGAATTTTTAACATAATCCTTATCCATATATGCATGGGCTCCAAAGATAATAATAATATCACCTTTTGCTTTTTTTATTCCTAAATTCATGGCAACTGGAGCAACCTTTTTTTCGTTAATAACAAGCTTAACATTAGGAACCTTTTTTGAGTATTCATTAACTATTTCCTGAGTTCTATCTGTAGACATACCATCTACTACTAGTACCTCTATATTTTCTATTCCATAGCTTTGCTTTGCCATAGAATCTACACATTTTTCAATGTAATTTTCTTCGTTTCTGCAGGGAATAACTATAGAAACAAACTTCTTCTTAGAATCATCCATCTTTTCACTCCTTGTAATAGATTATCTAGCTATTTTCCTATAAAGCTCATCCACCTTTTTAAAGTTCTCATCTACCCTATAATTTTTCTCTATAAAACTTCTTGCACTCTCACCCATTTTTATTCTAAGGTCTTCATCAACAATCAATTTATCAATTGCTATGGAAAGCTCATTCTCATCGCCTTTATTAACAATAAAACCAGTTATGTCACCTTCTACAGTTTCAGGCAGTCCCCCTGCATTTGTTACAACAACAGGTGTTCCTGTTGCCTGAGCCTCAATTGATGCTACTCCGAAACTCTCATGAAGTGACGGTACAACTGCTATATCGAAGACATTAAATTGTTTTACTATCTCATCCTGGGATAAAAATCCTAGAAACTCCACTTTATTTTCTATATTTAGATCTTTAACAAGTGCTTTTAAGTTATCAAGCTGTGATCCCTTACCACCTATCTTTAGAAGAATATTATCGTGTTTATTACAAAGAATAGCAAAAGCTTTAACTAAGTAATCTATACCATAGTGAGACTCTAAGGTTTTAATAGCTCCTATTACTATTTTATTGTCCTTTTTAACATCTAGTGGTCTAAACAGACTTGTGTCTACTCCAAATGGAGTTATCATAATATCTTTATTAGTATACTTACTAGTTTCTCTAGCCATATCCTGACTAGTTGACATTAAATAATCTGCACATTTTAAATTATGTTCTATAATTTTTCTTTTTAAACCACTTTCCATTGGGAAACTATAAATATCACTTCCCCAAACAGATAAAATAAAGGGATGAAACTTACAAAGACTTCCTAATAGCCCATAGCTACTTGCATAGTGAGCATGAAGTATATTTGGCTTAATCTCTTTTATAAGGCTTCTTATTTTAAAGATTCTCTTAACATAATTAAGCTTACTAAATATGCCTCCATATGCAACTTTAGAATTATCTATTCCAAGACTATGAACCTTAACTCCTTTTATTTCTCCATCATTTAGGGAGATAACATGAATTTCATATCCCTTAGACGAGAAAAAATCACACCACTTTCTAGTGTGGGAACTATTTGCATCGGCTAAATAGCAAATCTTCATTGTTCATCCTCCATATATTAAAATATTTCTTTCTTTAAAAACTCTGATTTAGTGTATATATCTGAATTTTTAAGCTTTCCGTTTAAGTACTGAATTTGGGATCTATCTGAGTCCTTATCAAGGAATAATTCATTTATTTTAGGTAGTGATTTAATCACAGTTAAATCCTTAACATTTGTATTTACAACAGACAGAATTTCAAGCTTTTTAAAGTTTACTACTACCTTAATATCTGATACAAAGTTACTTGCAACACTTAAATACTCTAAATCAGTTAAAGGCTTAATAACATCTATAGATGATACTCTATTGTTACTTGCATCTAGTTTTTTAAGTAGTATTAAATTACTAGTTTTACTTAAATCAGATATTGCATTATCAGAAACATTTAATTCAGTAAGATTTGTTAAGTTCTCAACTCCATTTAGTCCTACCAAAGAATTACCTGATATATTTAATGTCATAAGACCCTTCATCTTGTATATGCTATCAACATTTCCTAAGTTATTATAAGCTAGTGAAAGTTCTTTAAGGTTTGTTAAATTGTTTATTGGAGCTATATCCCTTACATGGTTTCTACTTAGCTCTAATTTAGTTATATTTTTAAAATTACTTAGAACACTGATATCTAGAATATCATTGTTATTTAGTTTAAGATTTTTAATACCATCAAGGTCTTTAATCGGAGTTATATCTTTAATTTTATTTACTCCAAGGAAAAGATCTTCAAGCTTAGTTAAGTCTTTTAAAGGAGTTATATCATCTATTTTATTTTCCGATAAGTTAATCCCTTCAAGGTTTGACATATACTCTATACCATTAAGATATCTAATGTCCTTATTAGATAGGTCAATCTTTTTTATACTTACAACATCGTGTACATATATATCTCCAAATGGCTTCTTAATCGCCGATCTTATTGCCTCTTCAAGATTATCATCCTTATACTCAATTTTCACATCGTTATAGACTACAGGAGCCTTTGGTGACCTTAGGATTGTAAACACCATGCTTAAAGCAAGTATTGCTATTACAACTAGTACAAATATAAATTTTTTACTTTTTAAAACTGACCTTAGTTTAACATTCATCTTATCCATCCTTAACCTCCTTTGTAGCTATACTGTGCACTTATTACTGATTCTTAAGAAGTTGATCCTCAGGTACTTTTCTAAATTCCTTAGCAGGAGAACCAAGTACTATCATTTCTTTATTTACATCTCTTGTTACAACACTACCTGCTGCAACAAGAGCCTCTTCGTGTATAGTTTTTCCTGGAAGAATAACAGCACCTGCACCTATTCTTCCTCCTTTTTTAATAGTTACACCTTTAAAATGCTTAAATCTTTCTTTACTTCTTGCTGCATAGTTATCATTTGATGTAACAACGCAAGGAGCTATGAATACATAGTCTTCAACATCTGAGTATGCTGTTAAGTATACATTGGTTTGTATTTTACAATTCGAACCTACAGTACAGAAATTCTCTATAGTTGCACCTTTTCCTATAATTGTCTTTTCTCCTATAGTAACATCTTCACGAACAACAGCCTGATCTGCTATAAGAGTCTTTTCTCCAATATTGCATCCTATATATACAATACATCCTGCTCCAATCAAGCATTCATTTGAAATTCTACATGGAGAATAAGCTTTATCATCTTTAAATATGCTATTAACTGCTCTCATAGGCTCTTTTCCTATAACAGTATTGTCATCTATTCTAACATTGTCTCCAATAATACTTCCTTTATGGATAACAACGTTGTGGCCTATTAAACAGTTACTTCCTATAGTTACATCATCTTCGATAACTACAAACCTTCCAAGGTTCACGTTATCTCCTATTACAGCGGTTTCTGATACATATCTCATATCTATTTCTCTCCCTAAAGGATTATTTTTTTATCTTAGGAACATTTACCATATCCATTGTTGAGAAGTTTTCAAGCGGGAATTTTACTGGCATTCCAGTAATTCTTGATTTATATGCACCAAGAATTATTGCCATTCCTCTTTTACCTTCTTCTCCATTAACTAGAGGCTCTCTTCCT
This genomic stretch from Clostridium cylindrosporum DSM 605 harbors:
- a CDS encoding DegT/DnrJ/EryC1/StrS family aminotransferase codes for the protein MKRTEFLPYALPFIEEEEINEVVDAIKSNWLSKGPKTIEFEKRFAEYVGAKHAIAMNSCTAALHIALVANGIGEGDEVITTPLTFAASANTIIHTGAIPVFADIDAKTLCIDPSKIEEKITEKTKAIVPVHYGGQSCDLDRINEIAKKHNLLVLEDAAHAVYTTHKGKMIGSIGDTTSFSFYATKNICTGEGGMLTTNSDEIAEKARVMSLHGMSKNAWNRFGKGGSWFYEILYPGYKYNMTDMQAALGLCQLNKIEKMQNIRKEYADIYNDAFSKFEEIITPVEVEGNRHAWHLYVIRVKEEMLTIDRSKFIERLAEENIGTSVHYIPVHLHPYYAERFGYKLGDFPVAEKAYDGMISLPLYPSMKKSDVEDVINAVTRIIEENRK
- a CDS encoding glycosyltransferase family 2 protein is translated as MDDSKKKFVSIVIPCRNEENYIEKCVDSMAKQSYGIENIEVLVVDGMSTDRTQEIVNEYSKKVPNVKLVINEKKVAPVAMNLGIKKAKGDIIIIFGAHAYMDKDYVKNSVEKLKDDNIAVVGGRIINLSENDLSEAISLAMGSPFGVGNALFRYSDKEELVDTVAFGAYKREVFDNVGLFDEEFVRNQDDELNFRVSKAGYNMLLSPSIESHYYTRGSLGKLWKQYFQYGFWKVRVIQKHKRPASIRHLIPLIFVSGIIAGTILSIFSKVLMIMFLSVLGLYAALSLVYAVKACNSKYKYVPRIMLCFLILHLSYGLGFIEGIYTFHISKNYDRINKNTKMSR
- a CDS encoding glycosyltransferase; the encoded protein is MKICYLADANSSHTRKWCDFFSSKGYEIHVISLNDGEIKGVKVHSLGIDNSKVAYGGIFSKLNYVKRIFKIRSLIKEIKPNILHAHYASSYGLLGSLCKFHPFILSVWGSDIYSFPMESGLKRKIIEHNLKCADYLMSTSQDMARETSKYTNKDIMITPFGVDTSLFRPLDVKKDNKIVIGAIKTLESHYGIDYLVKAFAILCNKHDNILLKIGGKGSQLDNLKALVKDLNIENKVEFLGFLSQDEIVKQFNVFDIAVVPSLHESFGVASIEAQATGTPVVVTNAGGLPETVEGDITGFIVNKGDENELSIAIDKLIVDEDLRIKMGESARSFIEKNYRVDENFKKVDELYRKIAR
- a CDS encoding leucine-rich repeat domain-containing protein, with the protein product MDKMNVKLRSVLKSKKFIFVLVVIAILALSMVFTILRSPKAPVVYNDVKIEYKDDNLEEAIRSAIKKPFGDIYVHDVVSIKKIDLSNKDIRYLNGIEYMSNLEGINLSENKIDDITPLKDLTKLEDLFLGVNKIKDITPIKDLDGIKNLKLNNNDILDISVLSNFKNITKLELSRNHVRDIAPINNLTNLKELSLAYNNLGNVDSIYKMKGLMTLNISGNSLVGLNGVENLTNLTELNVSDNAISDLSKTSNLILLKKLDASNNRVSSIDVIKPLTDLEYLSVASNFVSDIKVVVNFKKLEILSVVNTNVKDLTVIKSLPKINELFLDKDSDRSQIQYLNGKLKNSDIYTKSEFLKKEIF
- a CDS encoding acyltransferase; the protein is MRYVSETAVIGDNVNLGRFVVIEDDVTIGSNCLIGHNVVIHKGSIIGDNVRIDDNTVIGKEPMRAVNSIFKDDKAYSPCRISNECLIGAGCIVYIGCNIGEKTLIADQAVVREDVTIGEKTIIGKGATIENFCTVGSNCKIQTNVYLTAYSDVEDYVFIAPCVVTSNDNYAARSKERFKHFKGVTIKKGGRIGAGAVILPGKTIHEEALVAAGSVVTRDVNKEMIVLGSPAKEFRKVPEDQLLKNQ